TTGACTTTTGACTCTTAACTTTTGACTTAATTTTTGCCCGCATCATCAAAGTTTCTTTTATTTAATTCAGCATAAGCTTTAATTACTCTAACCGCCAATTTTTGGGTTCTATCTTGAATAGAAATGGTAGCATCGTTCATAATAAAAATCTTTTTACTACAGTTATACTTCTAACTTTTGACTTTTGACTTTTGACTTTTGACTTGGTTCACTGGTTCCGATCCAACAAGTTGCGGGTGATGTTTCTTGACCTGTTGCATAAGGTAGCGCTGTTCGTAAGCTAGTCCGAAGCGTTTGCCGAACATAGCGGCTGCCAGGTCTACGTCCCTGAGTTCGGGAGTGTCAGAGAATTGGTTTTCCAGGTTTTCTGCTGCTTGTTGGGTTGCATAGAATCCGTGCTGTCTGATGCTAGGCAAGACCTGCTCAAAGACAAACTTGCGGAAGCGATTCTCGCTAGCGAGAGGCTGCGCCATCGGCACTTTCCAGCTTGGAACTGAATATGAGTTGATAGATACCTGGCTCCGAAACACAAGTCACGTCACGGTTTTGAAGAAAGCATGGGTAATTTACCCATGCAGGTATATTCAGGATTAACTTTGTCTCTGATGGCAGCATTAGGATCTTTGTACCCCAATGCCCGCGCGACATCAACTCCAACTGCATAGGTGATTCCTTCGATTTCCACAAAGCGAATCTCTAGCGAATCGAACTGAAATATCGATAAATTGCTCATGATTTCCTTAATTAAACGGAAAAGCACGAGAAGTAAATTTCTCGTGCTGCAATACTTTCGCCTCTTGAGCGCGAAGCGCTTCTTGACTACAGATTAATTGAGGACAGATCTGCGACTTTAGAGGTCTTATTTCGAGGTTTTACCCTTTTAAGCTTGACATTGCTAAGCAAATCGAAACTTAAGCTAGTTTTCGAGAAATGGTGAGGGAGATCCAAGGCGTTTGCAGTGCTACCAATCTTTTGGTGCTAGCCCCCCAGTACCCGAAGTAGAACCATTTCCACATCTGGATGGGACGAGCCGCGAGTCGAACTTCTCGGTCTAAAACGAGAAAGCGACTGTAATCTTGTCCGTTGTTTCGATAAATAGATTCGATCTGGAATATAGTCACTATTTTCTCCCTATAGTTTTAAACCGAACGTGTTTACTTTGGTTAACTTTGGCTATCGCCTCTACATCTTCTCCTCTGTTGTACGCCTCCAGTATCTCCTTAGATTTCGGTGTAACCTTAATACTTTGGTACTCCTGGGGTAATTCCTCCGGTTCCACCAACAGTTCTACAGATGGCGGACTGTTCTGGAAGTCGATGCGTCTTTCTACTCCCATTACCTTATTCTCCAGGAGTCCTAGCTCGTTTAAGCGAAGTAAGTAGGCTTTGAGTCCTTCTAGTTGTCTCTTGCGCTTGTTTATGACTGAATAATGCAACTCTACGACTTTTTCTAACCTGGTTTGCCAAGTTTGCAAATCTATCTTTAGTTGGTCAGCAACGTAGGCTATGGCATCGATTTTCTCGGCAGTAGCATCTTGGATTTGCAGTAGTTTTTCGAGATCTTGTGCTTGTTCTTCGCCGGATGGCAACTCTTCTAACTGTTCCCATAGCTCTGCTGCGGCTATCGACAGTTCTGCTAAAGTGGCGCGGTTAATGTCGTCAAATTTTGTCATCGTATAAGTAGCGATCACTGTAATACTGCTGTCCATCTAGCCAATTTTGTTCTAAGACATCGTACCAATCGTTTAGATCTTGTTGTTGTTGTGAAGAAAGTTGATTGGGGATTTGGTAACCAATGGTTCCAAAATTGGGAACAGTTATTTCTACTGTTAAGGAAGATGATGGCATATTTACTCCAAAAACGTTAAAAAGCACCAAAGGAATGAACCTTTGGTGCAAAGCACGACCTTACCCAGCTATTAGGCTAGATTAAGCCACTGAGTCATCTATTCCCGCAAATATAATCGTTATTGGTGATTCTAATCTGCCATCTTGGATTTCGTAGTCGATTCTAGCTATCGGTTCTGTGCTAGGAACTCGGTACTCGTGGATCTGGGCGATGCGGTTTTGTCGAAGTCTATTGGCGTTTTCCGACTTGGTTAGTTCAACGATTGCACTGGTAAACGTAGGAAAAACCCCGAACAAATAAGAGGGTGGTTCCCCATCGTGTATTTCTACTACAAATACAGTTTGCTGCTTCATAAATACCTGATTGAAGCTTGTTTTTCGCCGATCTGACGCGAAGCGTTGCCTCTACAGCATCGATCTGTTGTTGTTGTTATTTAGGTTTAAATTTTTCTCAAAGAACAACAACAAACCAGATATCTGGGAAATAGGGGTTTATCTTGGTATATCTGGCTTCTGTTGTGGTTTAGGCAGGATTTCATGTGGCATCGCCTCGCAAATCTTCTCGTAGACGGCTTTGGCTGTGTAGAATGCTTTGCTCACTTCGCCAGGAGTGGGGTTGAAGTCTTCCGTAGCTTCTTCTGGATAACGGTATAATTGGTTGTACTGGGTGAGTTTAGTGGCTTCTTTGAGTTCTCTGGGCAACTCTGGTCTAATACTGCCAACTTCTCTGAGTAGACTATCGATATTGTGAGTTTTGCCAGGATCTCTATCGTGGAGAATTAGAAATCCTTTGAGCGCTTTTTCCGCACTCTGCTGGCAATGATAAATCGCCACGTCAGGAAAATCATTGGCTAACTTTTGCGCTACCAACAGATCTATTTGGGCTTTTTTGAGCCACATTTGCACCAATATTCGCTTTGCTTGGTTCATACAATACTTTTCCTTCTTCCACTATTTTTCTAGTCAATGAAGCTTTAACTTTCTTGAAGGTTTCTACATCAGAGCGAGTTTTGACCATCACATCCACATCTGCATCAATATCTGCAATTGCTTCTCGACCTTTGATTGCCCACTGCACCCGATTAAACCCTGGAATTCCATCAGGGACTATGACGCACAAATCGATGTCACTATACTTATTAGGTTCGCCCCAAGCGTATGAACCGAACAGTAATATTGATTCGGGGTTCAGTTCGGCTACTAGGCGCTGGGTAATGGTTTCGAGCAGTTCTTCAGTTACAGGGGGCATAGTGAATTGAGAGCGCTACACTTCAATTTCAGCATAGCGCTTGGATTGTCAATATTCTTCGGGTAGCATCAGCACGTCATCGCAAACGTAGAATTTCGCTGTCTTTTCGGGATAGTCGGTGAACTCGATGTGCTGTTCTACCGATGGCGGTTCGTTTTTATCTGCTTTGCAGGTCAAGACGGCTGTCGATTTATCCAGATCTACAGTAAGTTCCCAAAGCTGGAATTCGACCAAATCCTGCTTCTTCCTAAGCTGCGGCTGGTAACTTCTAATTGCATCTATCAGCCAGTAACAGTGACGATCTGAAGCTAAGTGCTTGATTCCTTGAGTTATGTGCATTTTGTCTCGTTTGCTCGTGAGCGGCGTTAGGTATGTCCAGCGACGCTACTAATCGCATATTCGGTGCGTTCTGGGTTTTCCGAAGTATTTGGGAGCGATATCTCGGTCTGTTCAGCTATGGCTCTTCTCAAACTCCAGATGTGGTAGCATAGCTGCTCTTTACCGTGAATGTTGGCGTGTGGATAGATGCTGGAGTAGTACCGCAGTTCCCACTCCAGTCGTCGTAAGTCTTTGGGGTTTTTCATCGTTTTTGGGTTGAAAAGGATGATGGGGGCTGTATCCGAATCAATGGTTCACATACAGCCGATGATGTTAGCTACCTACCTTTTTCCGTGATGAGGTACTCCGAGGTTTGATGGATTTAGTAGTGGTTCTGGTAGATGTCTTTCTAGTAGCTTTAGCTTTGGGTGCCGAGTCAGTGTCAGTTACCACGATGGGTTCTGGGTCACTACAGGTAACAGGTTCGACTGTAGATTCGATGGTTTCTGCAACTTGAGCAACAGGTTCTAGAGTCTGTGTGACATCTGAAGGGGTGATGTCTGCCACTTCGCTATTTGGACTGGTAGGTACATTGAGATCGCGGGTTGTTGATAAGTTTTCGGCGGCTTCAGCAAACCGCTCTGAAGTTGTTGGTTTGAACCAGTGCATCAACCACTGGAAAATGGCAATGGCAAATTCTACTTTGCCAGGAAGTTTGGCGCGCAATTGCAGGTAGAGGCTATAGGTGAAATGGCAGCAGAAATATATACATCTGGAGATCGCCACTAGGGCGACCATAAATTCTTCGGTGGCTAGAGTAGCAGCTTCTTTGGTTTCAATGCGTTGAATGGCTAACATGATAATTCCTGAAATTGATTGTTGAGTGCCAGAAGATTTGCTCTGGCTAATAGCCCTAAGATGGATTCGTTCGCGCAGCGTGTTGCGCCAGCAACATCTCCATACCATCGCGGTGTGAACTTAGGGCTGGGTGGTCAACTAGAGTTGTCGTCTGCTCGAGATCTCTTCGCTATCTAGTCGCGATAGCGGCTCTTACCCTAGAATTCAATCGAAGATTCGATATCTCGTTGGCTAATCAAATCTTCTGCTTCAAACCACATTAGTTCGCGGGTTCCTCTGGTATAGCGGATACCGTAGAGCCAACTGGGAGGAGATTGCAGTTTGCCGTTAACTCGATGTTCTGCTAGTTCTAGAGCCGAAACTGTGAAGTAGTCGAGATGTTCCGACAAATCCAGGTGCTTTGAGCAATACTCGTCGTACTGACCACGCATCGCTACGGTTTCTTGGAACACAAACTCTGGCTGAGGATAGTCGTATTTTTGATGGTCTGGTCTAAACTCAATCGTGATGAGTTGGTCGGTTTCTGGTTCGTGGCGATATTCCGTTACGGGAATGCCATGTGCTTCAACTGTTTGGATTGCTATCATAAGTCAGTGAGTACCTTTAAGACCTCACTGACGTGATGGCGCGAGCCATCAAGTTTACCTTTCTCTATCTTCGTTTCGGCTTCTTTGACGCTTTAGTTCGATTTGTTCCATAACAACTCGGTACTTCTGACGCTTTAGCTCGATTTGTTCTTGGATCTGAGGTAGCCTAGTTTCCGTAAATCTGACCCATTTTTCATCGGCAAGTTCTGCTATAGCATCAATGGGAATTGCTGATTCAACCGCTACTTGATGGCAATACCAAGCACTCAAAGCGTCTTCTCTGAGAGTGTTAGAAAGCACTCGTTCCACTAATTTGAGTCCAGCACGAGATTCTTGGGCAACACACACATCTTTCAATAATTCTTTCACACACAAAACTGACATTTTGACGTGTTTTAAGTCCTGTCTTCCACCTTGGGGCAATCGGAGCAAGCATTTTAGTTTTCCTTCCAAACATAGGACTGGATTTAAAACTTTGATGTTGATTCCGGCTAATTTATCCGTACCTGAAAACATCACAGCCGTTCCCGTAATTTCCGAATCGTTTAAACCGTAGACATTGGCGAGAAAGTCGATTCGCAAAACTCGATCTTGTCGATTGACTAAAACCACACCAGAATTAGGGGTAGCCTCAAAATCTGTGTTTAAGTTAGCTTTGCCCTGTAAAGCATCTCGGCAAATAATTGCTTCGACTTTACCACCATAGAAATCTAAATCCTCGCTAGCGAAAGGTAGCAAATCTAGCAGTTGAGGACAACGTTGGCTGTAAAATACAGCCCACAAGTTAACTGCTTGTCCTCCAACTACAACAGCATCTAAATTCGCAGCTTGTAGTTGGAGGAAAATATCTCGCAAGTCTTCAGGAGTCAGTTTCTCCATAGTAAGTAGGTATTGATTCGTCCCAAATAAATTCTTCGGTGTTGCACGACCAGTATTGTGGATACAAGGTCATGTCTACCAACTTTTGCGCTTCGAGTGGTGGCATCGCTAGCAGCTTTTGTCGAGCCTCTATTTTGGCTAAAGCTAGTTCCTCGCTGCCGCCATATTCGATGCCTGGTTGTTCGGGAGTCATAGTTTTATTCTAGGCTGAAATTGAGTCAATTGTGGCTTGAATGTGTTTGCTGGTCATACAGT
Above is a genomic segment from Merismopedia glauca CCAP 1448/3 containing:
- a CDS encoding BRO-N domain-containing protein is translated as MSNLSIFQFDSLEIRFVEIEGITYAVGVDVARALGYKDPNAAIRDKVNPEYTCMGKLPMLSSKP
- a CDS encoding HEPN domain-containing protein → MNQAKRILVQMWLKKAQIDLLVAQKLANDFPDVAIYHCQQSAEKALKGFLILHDRDPGKTHNIDSLLREVGSIRPELPRELKEATKLTQYNQLYRYPEEATEDFNPTPGEVSKAFYTAKAVYEKICEAMPHEILPKPQQKPDIPR
- a CDS encoding siphovirus Gp157 family protein; its protein translation is MIATYTMTKFDDINRATLAELSIAAAELWEQLEELPSGEEQAQDLEKLLQIQDATAEKIDAIAYVADQLKIDLQTWQTRLEKVVELHYSVINKRKRQLEGLKAYLLRLNELGLLENKVMGVERRIDFQNSPPSVELLVEPEELPQEYQSIKVTPKSKEILEAYNRGEDVEAIAKVNQSKHVRFKTIGRK
- a CDS encoding DUF6876 family protein — its product is MHITQGIKHLASDRHCYWLIDAIRSYQPQLRKKQDLVEFQLWELTVDLDKSTAVLTCKADKNEPPSVEQHIEFTDYPEKTAKFYVCDDVLMLPEEY
- a CDS encoding nucleotidyltransferase domain-containing protein; the protein is MPPVTEELLETITQRLVAELNPESILLFGSYAWGEPNKYSDIDLCVIVPDGIPGFNRVQWAIKGREAIADIDADVDVMVKTRSDVETFKKVKASLTRKIVEEGKVLYEPSKANIGANVAQKSPNRSVGSAKVSQ